From the Methanobacterium sp. BAmetb5 genome, the window CAGGGCGGAAGAATCCAACACCATTGTAGACACCCACTGCACCATTAAAACACCCTCTGGTTTCCTACCAGGACTGCCAAAATGGGTCCTGGAGGCACTGCAGCCCGATATGTTCATACTCATTGAGGCTGACGGTGATGAAATACTCCTGCGCCGGGTAAGTGATACCACCCGAACCAGAGACATGGAACGGTTACAGGACATCAACCTGCACCAGGAAATGAACCGGGCCACCGCCATGGCCTACGCAGTATACACCGGAGCCACCGTCAAGATCATTGAAAATCACAACGACCTTCTAGAAAGTTCAGTTGAGGAAATGAAAAAAGCATTAAAATAGAATCCCCATCTTGATAAAATTTTTATAAGGTAAGAATCATTTATAGATAAGAATCCTGATAAAAATTTTTAATGGTTTAAAAAAAACCCTTTGGGAAAAAAACCCATTAAATGGGTATAAGAGGAACAAAAAAATGGCATTTGAATTTATAACTCAACCGGTATTCGGTGCAGTGGACTTTGTGTTCCTGCCCCTGGTCAACATGTTTGGCCCCATGATTGGTGTGTTCCTGATATCCGCTATAGTGGCCTTTTTCATAACTCTGGCCAATAAATTACTGGTGGATCAGGACAGGTTGCAGTTTTTACAGAAGGAAATGAAGGGCTTCCAGCAGGAAATGATGGCTGCCCAGAAATCGGGTGATCCTAAAGCAATGGCAGAAGTTCAAAAGAAACAGGCCGAATTCATGGATTTACAGAAGGAAATGATGACCAACTCCTTCAAACCCATGATCGTTACCATGATACCCATCCTGTTCATCTTCTGGTGGATGGCCGCACAACCAGCTATAAGCAAGTTAGTGATAGAATTACCATCATTCGTATTCTACGTGCTACTGGTACCACTATTCCACATGTTCTACCACCAATCACCCGGAGTCCCCTACATGGCCATTGAATGGCTAGGATGGTACATACTCTGCTCATTCGGTATGTCCCTGCTCTTTAGAAAATTCATGGGACTGAAAACTGGTAACATATAGATAAGTAGACATGTTCTACTGCAGAAATTCACAATCTACTGGAGAACATTCCCCCCACGGAGAATACTCTCCCTTAACCTAATAATAAATTACATAGGAGAATAAAAATGCCAGCATTAAGATACAGATCACGAACGTACAAAAGAACCTTCCGCAGGACCCCTGGAGGAAAAACAGTCCTCCACTACAAAAAGAAAAAACCAAAAAAGCACCACTGTGCTGAATGTGGTAAACTCTTACACGGGGTTCCCCGAGGAAGACCATACCAAATAAGAAAACTATCCAAATCCAAGAAACGACCAAACCGACCATTTGGCGGTTACCTGTGTCCCGAGTGCACCCGCCGGTTCTACAAAGAACAGGCCCGGAGCCTGGACCAATCCCCAGAATAGGACCAGATCCCAAATGATCATAACCATCGGCGGACCAGCTGGAAGCGGAACCAGTACCACCACCAAACTGCTATCTGAAAAAAACGGAATCCCCTACATATCCGCAGGGGATGTATTCCGACAGATGGCTGCAGAAATGGACATGGATATACTGGAGTTCAGTAAATTCGCCGAAGGAAACATTGAAATTGACCAGGAAATAGACCAGAGACAGGCCAGAATAGCCTCAGAAAGTGAAGATCTCATTGTGGAAGGCCGTCTTTCAGCCCACTTCGTAGATGCGGATCTGAAGGTATGGTG encodes:
- a CDS encoding adenylate kinase is translated as MKVVVVAGIPGSGSTTVLQHALKETDYVHLNYGDVMLEIAMEMELVEDRDSIRRLPPETQKEIQRKAAETIRIRAEESNTIVDTHCTIKTPSGFLPGLPKWVLEALQPDMFILIEADGDEILLRRVSDTTRTRDMERLQDINLHQEMNRATAMAYAVYTGATVKIIENHNDLLESSVEEMKKALK
- a CDS encoding EMC3/TMCO1 family protein, translating into MAFEFITQPVFGAVDFVFLPLVNMFGPMIGVFLISAIVAFFITLANKLLVDQDRLQFLQKEMKGFQQEMMAAQKSGDPKAMAEVQKKQAEFMDLQKEMMTNSFKPMIVTMIPILFIFWWMAAQPAISKLVIELPSFVFYVLLVPLFHMFYHQSPGVPYMAIEWLGWYILCSFGMSLLFRKFMGLKTGNI
- a CDS encoding 50S ribosomal protein L34e; the protein is MPALRYRSRTYKRTFRRTPGGKTVLHYKKKKPKKHHCAECGKLLHGVPRGRPYQIRKLSKSKKRPNRPFGGYLCPECTRRFYKEQARSLDQSPE
- the cmk gene encoding (d)CMP kinase; the encoded protein is MIITIGGPAGSGTSTTTKLLSEKNGIPYISAGDVFRQMAAEMDMDILEFSKFAEGNIEIDQEIDQRQARIASESEDLIVEGRLSAHFVDADLKVWCNAPLDVRAERISQRENKPVDVAREEIITREESEAQRYLEIHQIDINNMDVYDIVINTHAFKADSVAEIIVKVTEVIRCQQ